Proteins encoded in a region of the Corynebacterium breve genome:
- a CDS encoding MBL fold metallo-hydrolase: MLLERIYEEDLSQASYFIGCQARGEAIVIDPRRDIQVYLDLAKKNGMKISAVTETHIHADYLSGSRELASATGAELYLSDEGGPDWSYGFEGNRLKDGDSITIGNLTLQAVFTPGHTPEHMSYLLTDGAFTDRPGYMFTGDFVFAGDLGRPDLLDEAAGGHDTRFEGAKQLFASLRDKFLTLPDYVQVHPAHGAGSPCGKALGSVPSSTVGYERTFAWWAKYLETNDEQGFIDELLDGQPDAHAYFGRMKRENRDGPAVMGERAPLKRYTSAEAIAGQRDNEVIFLDPRALDDVRQGTVAGAINVAWNAKPSMYVGWAIDPERDKRDIVILTDEEEFAEDMRNRFVRVGVDNVTGFTSLSDELPAYLPELVQPEDLDGFEHDLLLDVRNNSEFRDGSIPGAQHISAGKVMWSLNELPKDGTIVAFCQSGVRSSVIASSLREAGFHVVELDGSYAAWSLRQQHA; this comes from the coding sequence ATGTTGCTTGAAAGAATTTACGAAGAGGACCTCTCCCAAGCTAGCTACTTCATCGGCTGCCAGGCTCGCGGCGAAGCGATCGTCATCGATCCACGCCGTGACATTCAGGTCTACCTCGACCTTGCCAAGAAGAACGGCATGAAGATTAGCGCGGTCACCGAGACCCACATCCACGCCGACTACCTTTCGGGCAGCCGCGAACTAGCAAGCGCAACCGGCGCAGAGCTCTACCTGTCGGACGAGGGCGGTCCGGACTGGTCTTATGGATTCGAAGGCAACCGCCTCAAGGACGGCGACTCCATTACGATTGGGAACCTCACCCTGCAAGCGGTGTTTACCCCAGGCCACACCCCGGAACATATGAGCTACCTGCTTACCGACGGTGCCTTTACCGACCGGCCGGGCTACATGTTCACCGGTGACTTTGTCTTCGCTGGTGACCTGGGTCGCCCGGATCTCCTCGACGAGGCAGCTGGTGGCCACGACACCCGATTCGAGGGGGCGAAGCAACTCTTTGCATCCCTGCGCGACAAGTTCCTCACCCTGCCGGATTACGTCCAGGTCCACCCCGCGCACGGCGCGGGCAGCCCGTGCGGCAAGGCGCTAGGATCTGTCCCTTCCTCCACTGTTGGCTACGAACGCACCTTCGCTTGGTGGGCAAAGTACTTAGAGACCAACGACGAGCAGGGCTTTATCGATGAGCTCCTCGACGGTCAGCCTGACGCGCACGCCTACTTCGGCCGCATGAAGCGCGAAAACCGTGACGGCCCAGCTGTCATGGGGGAGCGCGCACCCCTGAAGCGTTACACGTCCGCCGAAGCCATCGCTGGGCAGCGAGACAACGAGGTCATCTTCCTTGACCCCCGCGCGCTCGACGACGTCCGCCAGGGCACCGTCGCAGGTGCGATCAACGTCGCATGGAACGCCAAGCCATCGATGTACGTCGGTTGGGCGATCGACCCAGAGCGAGACAAGCGTGACATCGTCATCCTCACCGACGAGGAAGAATTCGCCGAGGACATGCGCAACCGCTTCGTCCGCGTAGGCGTGGACAACGTCACCGGCTTCACGTCGCTAAGCGATGAGCTTCCTGCCTACCTCCCCGAGCTGGTGCAGCCAGAAGACCTCGACGGCTTCGAACACGACCTGCTCCTCGACGTACGCAATAACTCTGAATTCCGTGACGGCTCTATCCCAGGTGCCCAGCACATCAGCGCCGGTAAAGTCATGTGGAGCCTTAACGAACTGCCCAAGGACGGCACCATCGTTGCGTTCTGCCAGTCGGGTGTGCGCAGCTCCGTCATCGCGAGCTCACTGCGCGAGGCGGGCTTCCATGTGGTCGAGCTCGATGGCAGCTACGCCGCGTGGTCTCTGCGCCAACAACACGCGTAG
- a CDS encoding sulfite exporter TauE/SafE family protein, whose product MEPALVLVLILSLAVGLAIGLLGGGGSILMVPLLTIVAGWPATNAITGSLFVVGATSLFSTLLHARLGNVAWRLGLIFGAVAMAGAFAGGLFAAFLPDALLLTMFALVMLASGWGMVRKRKNTKRRSPDEPTPWGKVTAVAFAIGVLSGLVGAGGGFLIVPALVLLFGVSMATAVGTSLLVITMQSTSGFVAHLINTPIDWPFALAITLVATLGAVLGVRLVKRIPAAKLRKVFGIFVITMAFVMLGQGLLSA is encoded by the coding sequence ATGGAACCAGCACTAGTCCTTGTCCTTATCCTCTCTCTGGCAGTCGGACTAGCCATCGGCCTGCTCGGCGGTGGCGGTTCAATCCTGATGGTTCCGCTCCTCACCATCGTGGCGGGGTGGCCGGCGACGAACGCCATTACGGGGTCCCTGTTCGTCGTCGGAGCTACCTCGCTTTTTAGCACCCTGCTTCACGCACGCCTGGGAAACGTTGCTTGGCGGCTCGGCCTGATTTTCGGCGCGGTGGCCATGGCCGGTGCCTTCGCAGGTGGTCTCTTCGCGGCATTCCTTCCCGATGCGCTGCTGCTCACCATGTTCGCCCTGGTCATGTTGGCATCGGGCTGGGGCATGGTGCGCAAGCGAAAAAACACTAAACGACGATCACCGGACGAGCCCACCCCCTGGGGCAAGGTCACTGCGGTGGCGTTCGCCATCGGCGTACTCTCCGGCTTGGTTGGTGCCGGCGGCGGGTTCCTCATCGTTCCGGCGTTGGTTCTGCTCTTTGGCGTTTCGATGGCAACCGCCGTGGGCACCTCGCTGCTGGTGATCACCATGCAGTCCACGTCGGGTTTTGTAGCCCACCTCATCAATACACCGATCGATTGGCCGTTCGCTTTAGCGATCACCCTGGTTGCAACTCTCGGCGCTGTCCTCGGCGTGAGATTGGTCAAGCGCATCCCGGCGGCGAAGCTGCGCAAGGTCTTCGGAATTTTTGTTATCACGATGGCATTCGTGATGCTCGGGCAGGGTTTGTTGTCCGCTTAA
- a CDS encoding S8 family serine peptidase, protein MTTLVEPESKPFHALATGAGVTVAVIDTGITPHPHIARLDPGTDLVSPQAPNSLHDCDGHGTIVAGIIAGQEHGIAPNVRIVSIKQTSAFTQQEDTGGSLETLAHAIHDALDHQAKVINVSVVSCVPPAVATQIDASILDQALARAEQENALVVAAAGNVNQGCEPGFFVFPAHYPTVVAVGARATEYTLADYSLPVPPEQDFVSAPGMPTAALSPSGEGFAIGMKARSSDVSEPFTGTSFAAPVISGIAALLVERYPDDSAEELRQRIYTAAEPHGGFLSPHAALTEVVSRDAPRPHPVALSQPQEQHPFAYRRSLVAITLLLAGAAVVVFIAGLKRTTNPARASRMPS, encoded by the coding sequence ATGACCACACTTGTTGAGCCCGAATCAAAGCCATTTCACGCTTTAGCTACGGGTGCAGGCGTCACCGTCGCTGTCATCGATACTGGTATCACGCCTCACCCACACATTGCTCGGCTCGATCCCGGCACAGATCTAGTCTCTCCGCAGGCTCCGAATTCGCTGCATGATTGCGATGGCCACGGCACCATCGTCGCGGGGATTATCGCAGGCCAAGAGCACGGTATTGCACCCAACGTGCGCATTGTCTCGATAAAGCAAACGTCGGCCTTTACCCAGCAAGAAGACACCGGGGGCAGTCTTGAAACGCTCGCCCACGCTATCCATGACGCGCTTGACCACCAAGCGAAAGTGATCAACGTGTCTGTTGTTTCCTGCGTGCCTCCCGCTGTCGCAACTCAGATCGACGCGTCAATCCTCGATCAAGCCCTCGCCCGCGCTGAACAGGAAAACGCTCTGGTTGTTGCTGCTGCAGGAAATGTCAACCAGGGCTGCGAACCCGGATTTTTCGTCTTCCCTGCGCACTATCCGACCGTGGTCGCCGTTGGCGCTCGCGCGACCGAATACACTCTGGCCGACTATTCTCTTCCCGTGCCACCAGAGCAGGATTTCGTCTCTGCTCCCGGCATGCCCACCGCTGCTTTGTCTCCGTCGGGAGAGGGGTTCGCTATCGGGATGAAGGCACGCTCGAGTGACGTATCGGAGCCCTTCACCGGCACCAGTTTCGCAGCCCCAGTGATCAGCGGCATCGCTGCGCTGCTGGTTGAGCGCTACCCCGACGACTCCGCGGAAGAGCTTCGGCAGCGCATCTACACCGCCGCCGAACCACACGGGGGTTTCCTCTCGCCACACGCCGCGCTCACTGAAGTTGTCTCGCGCGATGCGCCACGGCCGCATCCGGTGGCGTTGAGTCAGCCTCAAGAGCAGCATCCTTTTGCTTATCGACGATCCCTCGTCGCCATCACACTTCTATTGGCAGGCGCAGCCGTGGTTGTTTTCATCGCTGGGCTTAAGCGGACAACAAACCCTGCCCGAGCATCACGAATGCCATCGTGA
- the eccD gene encoding type VII secretion integral membrane protein EccD: MTSATHHVVRLTVRLDVGAHHSHADLTIPSSSTFGEALPEILGLIEAPVITQPWEFATAAGLVYPLDVPTHNLALRNGQVLVLRPRVEQAAPVVRDAAESLSAQADAHDQVGSVERATSVLGIFILTLLFSHVMKLPAAITLGAIIALLLSAFVQSQLISIYAIMGAGTAIALWVMGANPDASSVALGIIVGSVASCILLIGAGYVSRIGIRGLACGATAALVLIGGSVGVWLPSDTAPAGCAILIALGIVMAAPGIATRVVGLHIPRVPTAGEEMPDADDHQLDVDSRAKVAKLVSDGIPVGLAVGLLPAFWLLGFQGGEWAWALCSCFAAALAVHASRHHYPIPRISLVAIVMTALLTGVIALIRVDAHPGFLVAAGIIVLIAVSAPLWSHVVSEFEPTTIVWFERAEQVAIIAVIPLAIHLAGIFELIRGL; the protein is encoded by the coding sequence GTGACTTCAGCAACGCATCACGTGGTGCGATTAACGGTGCGCTTAGACGTGGGTGCGCACCATTCGCACGCCGATTTAACGATCCCGAGCTCTTCGACTTTCGGAGAAGCGCTGCCGGAAATTCTCGGACTGATAGAGGCACCCGTAATCACACAGCCGTGGGAATTCGCCACAGCCGCAGGCTTGGTTTACCCGCTAGATGTCCCAACGCACAACCTGGCACTGCGTAACGGTCAAGTATTGGTCCTGCGACCCCGTGTTGAACAGGCGGCCCCTGTTGTGCGCGACGCGGCGGAATCGCTCTCAGCCCAAGCGGATGCGCACGATCAGGTAGGAAGCGTGGAACGGGCAACATCTGTCTTAGGAATTTTTATCCTGACCCTGTTGTTTTCCCATGTCATGAAGCTGCCGGCCGCCATTACTCTCGGCGCCATCATTGCACTGTTACTCAGCGCATTCGTCCAGAGCCAGTTGATTTCTATATACGCAATCATGGGTGCTGGCACTGCAATCGCACTGTGGGTGATGGGCGCTAATCCGGATGCTTCTAGTGTCGCACTGGGCATCATCGTGGGCAGTGTTGCCAGCTGTATCTTGTTGATTGGTGCCGGTTATGTCAGTCGAATTGGTATCCGGGGGCTGGCCTGCGGAGCTACCGCCGCCTTAGTTCTTATCGGGGGAAGCGTAGGTGTCTGGCTCCCCAGCGACACAGCGCCTGCGGGGTGCGCGATTTTGATCGCCCTTGGAATCGTCATGGCGGCACCCGGGATTGCAACGCGCGTAGTTGGCCTGCACATACCGCGAGTTCCCACTGCGGGGGAAGAAATGCCTGATGCGGACGATCACCAACTAGACGTGGATTCTCGGGCAAAAGTGGCGAAACTAGTTTCCGATGGCATTCCAGTCGGCCTTGCAGTGGGTTTGCTCCCCGCATTCTGGCTGCTCGGGTTTCAAGGTGGCGAGTGGGCATGGGCGCTGTGCAGCTGTTTTGCTGCAGCTTTAGCGGTGCATGCTTCGCGTCACCATTACCCGATTCCCCGCATTTCTTTAGTTGCGATTGTGATGACCGCGTTGCTTACCGGAGTTATCGCACTTATTCGAGTTGATGCACACCCTGGGTTCCTCGTGGCCGCAGGGATTATCGTCTTGATCGCAGTATCGGCTCCCTTGTGGAGCCACGTGGTGTCCGAGTTCGAGCCAACAACTATCGTCTGGTTTGAGCGCGCCGAGCAGGTCGCAATCATTGCCGTGATCCCGCTAGCGATTCATCTGGCCGGTATCTTCGAGCTGATCCGTGGGCTGTAG
- the eccCa gene encoding type VII secretion protein EccCa — translation MPQGSLKAEPVPGAQRAIPEPIIRIIMPVVMVTAVVAMVLIMALSGRGMSPMMMIFPLMMLMSMLMMISPPERTGDIDEQRRVYLRHLDALSKKARSHADQQRDFEQFHHPHPGDLTNGVAPERLWERLSDDPRACEVRIGLGSASLCTPIEVDDPGSTEDLDPVCAVSLRRAVAALSSVHDIPIAVQLRAFRIITLSGKGAWPTLRSIVAQLLFFHGPETVGLVDKCSTGRMGWLKWVEHTRGPASAEFTFIIVDADSPQLSQVLISAEAEPVTCVLVVAESQDDPVHRFADEDGIHFHADNQIGVFTLTGLEVLGTPDEYSHAQAEQLARAVSAFRRPDVHHSSQTGNNLLDLLGLPEIDHLAPQQLWPGRFGTPQHLTVPIGVDEKKYPVLLDIKESAHGGMGPHGLCIGATGSGKSELLRTLVVALAATHSPHELNFVLVDFKGGATFLGLEELPHTSAVITNLADEAVLVERMYEAISGELNRRQELLRRAGNFANITEYTEARLTLHPELAPLPVLALVVDEFSELLGQHPDFAELFVAVGRLGRSLGVHLLLASQRLEEGKLRGLDSHLSYRIGLKTFSAAESRQVLGVADAYQLPSQPGAGFLRGNTGQLQRFQAAYVSGPLVRREANAPVPVAQRVQVFHGWDQEEVAPEVRTTLDDSTTLVAEIVRLATAQAEALGEVAHQVWLPPLPANIELSAVCKDAGHLACIIGIEDVPYHQRQDPLVLDLSQSGGHFAIAGGPQTGKSTALRTIVASLAATHTTDDLAFYIINAGNGVFRDLEMLPHVAGVADRTEPEKLRRIIDEVAGFLDEPVQRHIVLVLDGWQALVGNDVEFDDIRNALSRIASEGPAVGIHLVISTQRWTSIRASVRDLIGHRLELRLGEAMDSLIDRKAQKKLPTIPGRGLTTSGGYMLIASTSKQDVAHIASRAVMPRVPSLRMLPAQVTVAELGNHEFMIPLGIGGPKLETIGLCSHHLMVFGTSGSGKSTLLATVMESVQAFDREDARLVIIDPRRAHLGTIDDNMIAMYAPTTESAAQALASAATTLGSRLPGPEITAEQIAKRSWWSGPEIHIVIDDFDLLPEEHIRPLIDLLPHAADIGMHVYLARKFGGTARALLGRFLSALKDQQPAVLVLDGNRDEGALFGYRPTAQPPGRATLIEAGEIIGTVQIATTQTEETA, via the coding sequence ATGCCTCAGGGCAGTTTGAAAGCGGAGCCGGTGCCAGGGGCGCAGCGCGCAATTCCTGAGCCGATCATCCGCATCATCATGCCGGTGGTCATGGTGACGGCTGTCGTCGCGATGGTGCTCATCATGGCGTTATCCGGGCGTGGCATGAGTCCCATGATGATGATCTTTCCGCTCATGATGCTGATGAGCATGCTGATGATGATCTCACCGCCCGAGCGGACAGGCGATATCGATGAGCAGCGCCGCGTCTATCTCCGTCACCTCGATGCCTTGAGCAAGAAAGCACGATCGCATGCCGACCAGCAGCGCGATTTTGAGCAGTTTCACCATCCGCATCCGGGCGATCTCACCAACGGGGTTGCCCCAGAAAGGCTGTGGGAGCGGCTTTCCGACGACCCCCGCGCCTGCGAGGTGCGCATTGGACTTGGTAGCGCGTCGCTGTGCACGCCAATTGAGGTCGACGATCCCGGTTCGACGGAGGACCTTGACCCGGTATGCGCGGTGAGCCTCAGACGTGCCGTCGCCGCGCTTAGCTCAGTGCACGACATACCCATCGCGGTGCAACTGCGCGCCTTTCGCATTATCACTCTCTCGGGAAAAGGCGCCTGGCCCACGTTACGGTCCATCGTCGCCCAGCTGTTGTTTTTTCACGGGCCTGAGACGGTGGGTCTCGTCGACAAGTGCAGCACTGGACGAATGGGCTGGCTGAAGTGGGTGGAGCATACCCGCGGCCCAGCAAGTGCCGAATTCACATTCATCATTGTCGATGCCGATTCCCCGCAGCTGTCCCAAGTGCTCATTTCGGCGGAAGCAGAGCCTGTCACCTGTGTTCTTGTCGTTGCGGAATCACAGGATGATCCCGTACACCGCTTCGCCGACGAAGACGGAATTCACTTTCACGCCGACAACCAGATCGGTGTGTTCACCTTGACTGGACTCGAAGTTTTGGGCACTCCTGACGAGTACAGCCATGCCCAAGCAGAGCAGCTAGCACGCGCTGTCAGTGCTTTTCGACGACCCGATGTACACCACAGTTCACAAACAGGAAACAACCTGCTTGACCTGCTCGGATTGCCGGAAATTGATCACCTTGCACCGCAACAACTCTGGCCAGGACGATTCGGGACTCCACAGCATCTGACGGTGCCGATTGGCGTAGACGAGAAGAAATACCCGGTGCTCTTGGACATCAAGGAGTCAGCCCACGGTGGCATGGGGCCACACGGCTTGTGCATTGGCGCGACCGGTTCAGGTAAATCGGAACTGCTTCGCACACTCGTGGTGGCCCTTGCCGCGACCCATTCACCTCACGAGCTGAACTTCGTGTTGGTTGACTTCAAAGGCGGTGCGACCTTTTTGGGGCTGGAGGAACTTCCTCATACCTCCGCAGTAATCACCAACCTGGCGGATGAAGCCGTTCTGGTGGAAAGAATGTATGAAGCCATTTCGGGTGAGCTCAATCGCCGCCAAGAGTTGCTGCGGCGGGCGGGCAACTTTGCCAATATCACCGAGTACACCGAGGCCCGCCTCACGCTTCACCCAGAGCTTGCACCTTTGCCGGTCCTTGCTCTAGTAGTGGATGAATTCTCTGAGTTGCTTGGCCAGCACCCCGATTTTGCCGAACTGTTCGTGGCAGTGGGCCGATTGGGTCGTTCCCTCGGTGTGCACCTGCTGTTGGCCTCCCAACGGCTCGAAGAAGGAAAACTGCGCGGGCTTGATTCCCACCTCTCGTACCGCATCGGGCTCAAGACTTTCTCCGCCGCGGAGTCGCGACAAGTGCTCGGCGTGGCCGATGCATACCAGCTTCCGAGCCAGCCCGGCGCGGGTTTTCTTCGAGGAAATACCGGCCAGCTGCAACGATTCCAGGCCGCCTATGTATCAGGGCCACTCGTTCGTCGTGAAGCAAACGCGCCAGTGCCCGTTGCTCAAAGAGTGCAGGTCTTTCACGGCTGGGACCAGGAAGAAGTAGCTCCCGAGGTACGTACGACGCTCGATGACTCCACCACGCTAGTCGCTGAGATCGTGAGGTTGGCCACCGCGCAGGCTGAGGCGTTGGGGGAGGTGGCTCACCAAGTGTGGTTGCCACCGCTGCCAGCCAACATCGAACTGTCTGCCGTGTGTAAAGACGCAGGACACTTGGCATGCATCATCGGAATTGAGGATGTGCCGTACCACCAGCGACAAGACCCGCTGGTGCTTGATCTTTCACAGTCGGGAGGCCACTTCGCTATCGCGGGCGGTCCCCAGACCGGCAAATCCACGGCTCTGCGCACCATTGTTGCATCGCTCGCAGCGACTCATACAACCGATGACCTTGCCTTTTACATCATAAACGCAGGAAACGGAGTATTCCGTGACCTAGAAATGTTGCCACACGTTGCTGGCGTTGCTGATCGCACGGAACCTGAAAAGCTCCGACGCATTATCGACGAAGTAGCGGGATTTCTCGACGAACCGGTGCAGCGCCACATCGTGCTCGTTCTTGACGGGTGGCAAGCACTTGTCGGCAACGATGTCGAATTCGATGACATTCGGAACGCGCTGTCGCGAATCGCCTCCGAAGGCCCAGCCGTAGGTATTCACCTGGTGATTTCCACGCAGCGTTGGACCTCAATTCGCGCCAGCGTCCGCGACCTGATTGGGCACCGCCTTGAACTTCGTCTTGGCGAGGCCATGGATTCCCTGATCGATCGCAAGGCACAAAAGAAACTGCCGACCATCCCCGGCAGGGGACTGACCACCAGCGGTGGCTACATGTTGATCGCATCCACATCGAAACAGGACGTGGCCCATATCGCGTCGCGAGCCGTCATGCCACGCGTTCCATCCTTGCGCATGCTCCCAGCGCAGGTAACCGTTGCGGAGCTGGGCAATCACGAATTTATGATTCCGCTGGGAATAGGCGGGCCAAAGCTCGAAACAATTGGATTATGCTCCCACCACCTCATGGTTTTTGGCACCTCGGGTTCAGGAAAGTCCACGTTGTTGGCAACCGTGATGGAAAGCGTGCAAGCTTTCGACCGCGAGGACGCGCGCCTGGTCATCATCGATCCGCGTCGCGCACACCTGGGAACCATCGACGACAACATGATAGCGATGTACGCACCCACCACTGAATCAGCTGCCCAAGCGCTCGCATCCGCCGCAACTACATTGGGCTCTCGCTTGCCAGGACCTGAGATTACAGCGGAACAAATCGCAAAAAGATCGTGGTGGTCAGGCCCAGAAATCCACATAGTAATCGACGACTTTGATCTCCTTCCGGAAGAACACATCCGGCCTCTCATCGACCTGCTCCCACACGCAGCCGACATCGGCATGCACGTCTACCTCGCCAGGAAGTTCGGTGGAACCGCCAGGGCACTGCTCGGAAGATTCCTGTCGGCCCTCAAAGATCAACAACCTGCAGTTCTTGTACTCGATGGCAACCGCGACGAGGGAGCGCTCTTTGGCTATCGTCCCACCGCTCAGCCTCCGGGGCGCGCAACCCTCATCGAAGCTGGAGAGATCATCGGAACAGTCCAGATCGCGACAACTCAGACCGAGGAAACCGCATGA
- a CDS encoding type VII secretion-associated protein, with translation MTTITVVIHPALTIIEADRTYYRYDKPTADDVADFCCTVVDNAIGGHHVVIQAEETTAHEFAEACRRRGFIATAEPLIDDSPAPPEPETSTEEFEPVDEPMRPSPLPVLGIAALVVVVIAAGAWLAGPEELPVEPPVVAQVSEPVREVTSAPPSPIVPVEESIVLEQNGLSVTLPLGFQLEADGEMWRAQGEDPGFRLQLAADDLYGLPAEELFNQVERELSEDPSMTLIRREANLVEYHQLPGDGSEARWFTWVADGQQLSVGCHTQFAPTTVQQATCAMAYESAVYAPESPEVEAL, from the coding sequence ATGACCACCATCACCGTCGTCATTCATCCCGCCTTGACAATCATCGAGGCCGACCGCACTTACTATCGCTATGACAAGCCCACAGCCGATGATGTCGCCGATTTTTGCTGCACTGTCGTCGATAACGCAATTGGCGGTCACCACGTAGTTATTCAGGCCGAAGAAACCACCGCGCACGAGTTCGCAGAGGCGTGCCGGCGTCGTGGCTTCATCGCCACCGCAGAGCCGCTTATCGACGACTCCCCGGCGCCTCCCGAGCCCGAAACGTCCACCGAGGAATTCGAGCCTGTGGACGAGCCGATGCGGCCTTCGCCACTGCCGGTATTGGGAATCGCGGCATTGGTCGTGGTGGTCATTGCAGCTGGTGCGTGGCTCGCAGGGCCGGAAGAACTTCCCGTCGAGCCACCTGTGGTCGCCCAAGTATCGGAACCAGTTAGAGAGGTGACCTCGGCACCACCTTCGCCCATTGTTCCGGTGGAAGAATCAATTGTGCTGGAACAAAATGGTCTTTCCGTGACGTTGCCATTGGGCTTCCAACTCGAAGCAGATGGTGAAATGTGGCGCGCCCAGGGCGAAGACCCAGGTTTCAGGTTGCAACTTGCCGCCGACGATCTCTACGGGCTGCCTGCGGAGGAGCTATTCAACCAGGTTGAGCGGGAACTCAGCGAAGACCCCTCGATGACATTGATTCGTCGAGAAGCGAACTTGGTGGAGTACCACCAGCTTCCGGGAGACGGATCGGAGGCACGTTGGTTCACTTGGGTGGCCGACGGACAGCAACTTTCAGTGGGATGCCACACGCAATTCGCTCCGACGACCGTGCAGCAAGCAACCTGCGCGATGGCCTACGAATCAGCGGTATACGCGCCTGAGTCACCCGAGGTAGAAGCCCTGTGA
- a CDS encoding WXG100 family type VII secretion target, translated as MTQPTGEFQTEADVMRAAADHTRVVHDAVQSELRRLQEAIMETQSFWKGEAKSTFDDLMVRYDDEEAKLLKALTDIGNNIDSNAGDFEGVEAINADAFKAINPAEGLPL; from the coding sequence ATGACCCAACCGACTGGGGAATTTCAAACAGAAGCCGACGTGATGCGCGCTGCCGCAGACCACACCCGTGTGGTGCACGATGCAGTGCAAAGCGAACTGCGTCGCCTGCAGGAAGCGATCATGGAGACTCAGAGCTTCTGGAAAGGCGAGGCGAAGTCGACCTTCGATGATTTGATGGTCCGCTACGACGATGAAGAAGCAAAACTGCTCAAGGCGCTTACTGATATCGGCAACAACATCGACTCCAACGCAGGCGACTTCGAAGGGGTAGAAGCCATCAACGCCGACGCGTTCAAGGCGATCAACCCAGCTGAAGGCCTACCTCTTTAA
- a CDS encoding WXG100 family type VII secretion target, whose translation MSAPIQYGFGKLNGLADDINASSTNVGTELNELKDLLRPIAETWTGDAAEAYQAHQDKWDSAATELNNILNTIGNAVRDGASRMQTINSNAADSWRG comes from the coding sequence ATGTCTGCACCAATTCAGTACGGCTTTGGCAAGCTCAACGGGCTCGCTGACGACATCAACGCATCTTCCACAAACGTGGGCACTGAACTAAACGAGCTCAAGGACCTCCTGCGCCCAATTGCAGAGACCTGGACAGGTGACGCTGCCGAGGCCTACCAAGCGCACCAGGACAAGTGGGATAGCGCTGCGACCGAGCTCAACAACATCCTCAACACCATTGGCAATGCGGTCCGCGATGGCGCGAGCCGCATGCAAACCATCAACAGCAACGCCGCTGATAGCTGGCGTGGCTAA
- the rplM gene encoding 50S ribosomal protein L13 codes for MSTYHPKSGDIARKWYVIDATDVVLGKLASTVADILRGKHKPMFAPNVDTGDHVIVINADKVHISSNKRDREMRYRHSGYPGGLKSMTLGRALDTRADRVIEEAVKGMMPHNKLSAQSIKKLHVFTGSEHPYESQKPETYEFKQVAQ; via the coding sequence ATGTCTACTTACCACCCAAAGAGTGGTGACATCGCCCGCAAGTGGTACGTCATCGACGCCACTGACGTGGTGCTGGGCAAGCTTGCATCTACCGTCGCAGACATCCTGCGCGGCAAGCACAAGCCAATGTTCGCACCTAACGTCGACACCGGCGATCACGTCATCGTTATCAACGCTGATAAGGTCCACATCTCGTCCAACAAGCGCGACCGCGAAATGCGCTACCGCCACTCTGGTTACCCAGGTGGTCTGAAGTCCATGACCCTTGGTCGTGCACTGGATACGCGCGCAGATCGCGTCATCGAGGAGGCTGTGAAGGGCATGATGCCACACAACAAGCTTTCCGCACAGTCCATTAAGAAGCTTCACGTTTTCACCGGCTCTGAGCACCCATACGAGAGCCAGAAGCCAGAAACCTACGAGTTCAAGCAGGTGGCACAGTAA
- the rpsI gene encoding 30S ribosomal protein S9: MTEPNQNIEETNVADAGDIEAATAATEEFNYTIGDAVAPEVTEEEAEVVAPVLHEGPIQTVGRRKRAIARVTVVEGSGKIVVNGREFEDYFPNKLHQQDILLPLTLLEREGQFDIQANISGGGPTGQSGALRLAIARALNIYNPAERPTLKKAGMLTRDARAVERKKAGLHKARRAPQYSKR, encoded by the coding sequence ATGACCGAGCCAAATCAGAACATCGAAGAGACCAACGTTGCAGACGCTGGCGACATCGAAGCCGCAACTGCTGCAACCGAGGAATTCAACTACACCATTGGTGACGCGGTAGCTCCAGAGGTTACCGAGGAAGAGGCTGAAGTTGTAGCTCCTGTGCTGCACGAAGGCCCAATCCAGACCGTTGGTCGTCGTAAGCGCGCAATTGCTCGCGTTACCGTCGTTGAGGGCTCCGGCAAGATCGTTGTCAACGGTCGCGAGTTCGAGGATTACTTCCCGAACAAGCTGCACCAGCAGGACATCCTTCTACCACTGACCCTTCTCGAGCGTGAAGGCCAGTTCGACATCCAGGCAAACATCTCCGGCGGTGGCCCAACCGGCCAGTCCGGTGCTCTGCGCCTAGCGATTGCTCGTGCACTGAACATCTACAACCCGGCTGAGCGCCCAACCCTGAAGAAGGCTGGCATGCTCACCCGTGACGCTCGCGCTGTTGAGCGTAAGAAGGCGGGTCTGCACAAGGCACGTCGCGCACCTCAGTACTCCAAGCGTTAA